In a genomic window of Microterricola viridarii:
- a CDS encoding DNA polymerase III subunit delta' translates to MTVWSELTGQAEAIALFRAAASFQPGSAGDAARADAAQAASESGAAASGPANQMTHSWLITGPAGSGRSNLAFAFATALLSGNPDGDEATAAQVTARSHPDLQVLTTEGVIIKIADVRETVRRSHYSPSVGRYRVIIVEDADRMAEHASNVLLKELEEPPERTVWILCAPSEADLLPTIRSRVRSVRLRVPTVADVAELLVKRNDISPELAERAAREAQSHIGMAQRLATSAEARDRRQETLTTALEVRSVSNAVLAAARLLAIAGADAEAITEQRDAQEREHTLRSLGIAPGQAIPPALRGQIKAMEDDQKRRAKRSLRDGIDRILVDLSSLFRDVIMLQLGRTDAVINRELEGKIAAAATRSTPAETLVTLDAITTARHRIEANVAPLLALEAMLVSFRRG, encoded by the coding sequence GTGACGGTGTGGAGCGAACTGACGGGGCAAGCGGAGGCGATCGCGCTGTTCCGCGCCGCGGCGAGCTTCCAGCCGGGGTCAGCGGGCGACGCCGCCCGCGCCGACGCCGCGCAGGCGGCGAGCGAGTCGGGCGCCGCGGCATCCGGCCCGGCGAACCAGATGACGCACTCCTGGCTGATCACCGGCCCGGCCGGCTCCGGCCGCTCCAACCTGGCCTTCGCCTTCGCGACCGCGCTGCTCAGCGGCAACCCCGATGGCGACGAGGCAACGGCGGCGCAGGTCACCGCGCGCAGCCACCCCGACCTGCAGGTGCTCACCACCGAGGGCGTCATCATCAAGATCGCCGACGTGCGCGAGACGGTGCGCCGCTCGCACTACTCGCCGTCGGTCGGTCGCTACCGCGTCATCATCGTCGAGGACGCCGACCGCATGGCCGAGCACGCCTCCAACGTGCTGCTGAAAGAACTCGAGGAGCCGCCGGAGCGCACCGTCTGGATCCTCTGCGCGCCGAGCGAGGCCGACCTGCTGCCGACGATCCGTTCCCGCGTGCGCAGCGTGCGCCTGCGCGTGCCGACGGTCGCGGATGTCGCCGAGCTGCTCGTCAAGCGCAACGACATCAGCCCCGAGCTGGCCGAGCGCGCCGCCCGCGAGGCGCAGAGCCACATCGGCATGGCGCAGCGCCTGGCCACCAGCGCCGAGGCGCGCGACCGCCGCCAGGAGACCCTGACCACCGCCCTCGAGGTGCGCTCGGTCAGCAACGCGGTGCTCGCCGCCGCCCGCCTGCTGGCCATCGCCGGGGCCGACGCCGAGGCCATCACCGAGCAGCGCGACGCCCAGGAGCGCGAGCACACGCTGCGCTCGCTCGGCATCGCGCCCGGCCAGGCCATCCCGCCCGCCCTGCGCGGCCAGATCAAGGCGATGGAGGACGACCAGAAGCGGCGCGCCAAGCGCAGCCTGCGCGACGGCATCGACCGCATCCTGGTCGACCTCTCCTCGTTGTTCCGAGACGTGATCATGCTGCAGCTCGGCCGCACGGATGCCGTCATCAACCGCGAGCTCGAGGGCAAGATCGCCGCGGCCGCGACACGCAGCACTCCCGCAGAAACGCTCGTTACGCTCGACGCGATCACCACCGCCAGGCATCGGATCGAGGCGAACGTCGCCCCGCTCTTGGCGCTCGAGGCGATGCTCGTGTCGTTCCGCCGCGGCTAG